TTTATCTAACATTTGCATCTTTTTCAAGTAGTAATCATCTTCTTGAGTTCTGAAGACTTGAAATAATCAAATGCCAAATCGATGCAAGATATTGATAGTCACATCAAAATGGCGTAAGGACATGGTTTGGTTAAATTTATTCATTTGATTGGCTCCATTGACATATTAATTTGTTGAAACTGCAAGCCTATGTGAATTGAAATATAGAAAAGCGCTTATATCACATGCAATCATAAACTTAAccctaatttcaataaaattttttataaaaattcaattcaattaattttttttaaaaattatagagtttaattttttaaaaaatgaaaccgattttacaaaaattaatttaaattattcttttgtCAAATTAATGTTTTGGACTATTTCTTTACAATTAATGTCTTTGGCGAAAAGTGTCCGATGCGTTTTGGGTGCTAGAATCCAGATTATATATGTATATCACTGTTTCAAACTTGAAACAGTAAAAATATTGAATAGCAAAACGACATGTATAACCTAAATCACAAATCTCACACGCAGCCTTGACTCTTGATGATCCATAACCTAGATATTAGAGTGGAAGGATAAAAAACtgaattaagattttttttttaaaaaaaaaaatactattgagattattttataattttggtcaaatttaataaatgctACTTTTGTAAATAACAGCTGAAAATACTATAACACTTTTGTAAGACCTTAAGAAAAAAAAGGCTCACGTTGGCTGGATAATGATAATATAAATGTTAAAGTTTAGAGCTTTTATTCATTGGTATTCTTATATTACAATCaaattgagtttggtttttcaTATGCGGTTGTATCATTCTCTTACGAAATTTTCAAAGTTAATATTGGATTTCTTGTTTTTCAGGATTGTTAAGATGCGGGAAAAGTTGTCGTTTGAGATGGATTAATTACCTAAGACCTGACGTAAAAAGAGGGAACTTCACCAAAGAGGAAGAGGACGCCATAATAAAACTACACCAAGCTTTAGGGAACAAGTAAAAAAATTCCAActgaaaataaaagagaaaaaaaaaagcatcatTGTTGTTATTTTCTTTAGTATCATGGTTTATATGATATAGAATCTTGTTTTTCAGGTGGTCTAAAATTGCATCCCATCTTCCCGGAAGAACAGATAATGAAATCAAGAATGTCTGGAACACTCGTTTCAAGAAAAGATTGGCATTTAAAATCTCAGATTCTAAAGGGAACGAATCAAAGGAATCCTCCTCTATCTCCTCGTCCTCTTGTTCGTCCACCACAATCATGTCTGGTGGGAAAAGGAATATGGCAACAGGACTTGATCAACAATGGAGCCATGGCTCTGTGACCAAGAGGACTCGTCTCCAGGATTTGCACATGGAAGCAACTCTTGATGAATTTAGACCCACTAATAAGGAAGCCAACGAAATGCCAAgtccctcttcttcttcttcatataATTCCAATGTCACTAACCGTAGTCAAGTTGATGTTTCTGTGGCAGATGATCAAATGGGTTCGCTTTTCAACTTTTCAGCACCTCATCCTCGCAGTATGATAGAGGATGTTTCTTTTGAGTCAGATTTAGAATTTTGGAACATGTTAGATGGGTTAAATGCGGCTAATGAAGGAGTCCATTTACATAATGTTGAGACTAGCCAAAGCTCAAGTCTTGGAGTTGAATGTAATGGGGAAGTGGAAAATAGAAAGTGGCTCCGCTACTTGGAGAATGAACTTGGCCTGGAGTCCACCAGGGACGGTAACCAGCAAAATTTATCAGCAGTCCCTGAAACTTACCAGTATGAGATGCCATGAAGCCTCCGGCCGAAAGTAAACTCCATTGTGGCCTTTTTTATGAAAACTTCACCAAAAAGGTGGTAATCAATTGACCTAATTTCAGTTACATATATAGAATGtcaattctaattaaatttgttaCATAGACATATATGATGAGATGACAAATAATTTACCTTCTAATTTTATCGTGATTATCACTCtctctttatatatatttttttgaaaaagaatattttatttaaaatctaaaaaaaaaaaaaacagttcaaTCAGAGCTAAATTTTCAAAGTTATTGTTTAACTATTATTCATATTTAAGCATCGCAAGCGGGAATATAGCATGATACTTACATGCTCCCACGTTAAATAGAATTAATTATGAAAGTTGAAGAGTGATATACTTATGCTACCACTAtttagtaatttaattatttataaaatgaacctaaaaataaataaaaaaagtaaagtatgcttttaaaatttatgaagattaaaatttataaggtAAATCTTGAGTATTAATGTCATATGTCCAAAAATTTACaggatataaaatataattaaaattattgacaatacttatataaattgaattttaatataaaataataataaactcaTGCGTCTTGATTATTGGCTGAAAGTACATGCTAGTTCTATGGTAGTAGTAACCATAGGCATGGGTATTGATGTGTATGTTTAGGTACGTAGTTGACTTCTAAGTATATATTTGAGGCCTATAGTTTTCCCATTTGTATTGTCTATGGTTACTACAATAAATGCATTGATGGCTCTGTTTCACTTCAAAATAACTCATCAGATTAAGATTTCTCTTCATTCACCCACCACCCACCTATTTTATGCCACCCAACTCTCAcccacttttcttttttttttttctttttagaaaaaaaaaatgcaacatATTGTAACTAAGAACGATGAGGTAGTATATTCCACCCTTTGAATGTAACATAGAAATAGCCACCCTATCTAAAGTATAAGCATATTAATTTGCAGATATCTTAACAAAATGAATAAATATGTTTATTAGCACAAAAAAACATATATAACTTTGATATATATTAAgcattaataaatgaaaaataaattaaatttgaatattacAATCTAAAGCATGTGGTAcaatttgataatttatatatatatatatatatatatatatatatatagttattcAACTGCACTGAAATGGATGTAGTTTGatttgatataaaataattgGCACACAAGAAAACAAATTGCTGATATACAGTCCAAGTGATATGGGTACGAATTCTTCCTTAGTCGGGTCGGTAACTTTGTCCACATACCCTACCGTTTGCATATTACACGACATGGATTTTCTATGATGTCCCCACACACTTTGAAACACTTAGCTTTATATAATCTAATTGCACATTTGAATCTCTAATTTCTGTTTAGATATTTCACAAATATGCAACTAATTTTATCTAactgtgaaaaaaaaaagtccaaAGTCTAATTATTAACAATGACAAAGATAATTTAGCCAAtcttaaataaatgaataaataataatgagagaaaaaaaattcaaaaccaCCGGAatgaatataaaaagaaaacaagGTTTGTGGTGTATTGGTAAAACAAATTAGTCATAAATTGCATCAAATGTTAGATAGATAGTCAATTTTACATGGTGAAAGAGACCTATGAGAGTATGAGATGATGTATCAATTAAAAGATAATGGTTAGAGAGCAGCTTAATTATTGACTTAACCAACTCTCATTTATTGTCTTGTACTAATCCTCACAAGAATTGATGTGAACTTGTGAATACAACAAATCAAAATTAGACCATTCAATTTCTTACTTGCTTTGTCAGCTCACCTTATTTGAGAATCCCACCAAAAAccttgaattttaatataataatactaTTTATCATGCCATCGATCACACACGTCAGATTATAAAATACTtactttttttctaattaatttgttttatgttcacatttaattatattcagaaatacaagaaaattataattaaaaggaTCTCAATTAGCTTGTTGCCATCAATAAACCAAGTAGATAATTCAATGCTCTATTTGTTTTAAGGTTGATCCAACAAGTGGTGGCTTACCCTCATATGCTTTGGTTTGATTGGGCACTTTTTTGGGAGGTTTAAGTTCCAGATGTGGAAGAGAGTTTTCTTAAGAGATCTGATGACTGCTTGCTCTCTGGGGGTTTGTTGGATTTGAGGTTCTATAACTTTGGGACTGGGCTTCTGTGATTTTAGGTAGGCTTGTGCCCTGTTGTCTAGCCTTACGCCACTGTTATAAACCTTTGCCCTATTGGGCAACTTCATAATCAATATTTTCCTCAACTTTGGATCACTCAATTTCATCTTTATCTTTTGTAGTGCTGCCTAATTAATCCTGCAATATTTTCAATACCCATTTCGTATGGTGAAAGTATTTTCAACTTTTAAATCTCGGCTTTATATTTCTTACTTTTAGCGCTACCTAGTTAGTCAGGTATTTAACCACTCAGCCATCCCAAAGAGAAATAATTTGTAATACCACCCTATAAGTGAATAAATAACAAAGTAACATTAGAACACACTTTCACTGAATTGGATATAAA
This Manihot esculenta cultivar AM560-2 chromosome 6, M.esculenta_v8, whole genome shotgun sequence DNA region includes the following protein-coding sequences:
- the LOC110617211 gene encoding transcription factor MYB63 isoform X2, giving the protein MPNRCKILIVTSKWRLLRCGKSCRLRWINYLRPDVKRGNFTKEEEDAIIKLHQALGNKWSKIASHLPGRTDNEIKNVWNTRFKKRLAFKISDSKGNESKESSSISSSSCSSTTIMSGGKRNMATGLDQQWSHGSVTKRTRLQDLHMEATLDEFRPTNKEANEMPSPSSSSSYNSNVTNRSQVDVSVADDQMGSLFNFSAPHPRSMIEDVSFESDLEFWNMLDGLNAANEGVHLHNVETSQSSSLGVECNGEVENRKWLRYLENELGLESTRDGNQQNLSAVPETYQYEMP
- the LOC110617211 gene encoding transcription factor MYB63 isoform X1, which translates into the protein MGKGRAPCCDKTQVKKGPWSPAEDLRLVTFIQKHGHDNWRALPKQAGLLRCGKSCRLRWINYLRPDVKRGNFTKEEEDAIIKLHQALGNKWSKIASHLPGRTDNEIKNVWNTRFKKRLAFKISDSKGNESKESSSISSSSCSSTTIMSGGKRNMATGLDQQWSHGSVTKRTRLQDLHMEATLDEFRPTNKEANEMPSPSSSSSYNSNVTNRSQVDVSVADDQMGSLFNFSAPHPRSMIEDVSFESDLEFWNMLDGLNAANEGVHLHNVETSQSSSLGVECNGEVENRKWLRYLENELGLESTRDGNQQNLSAVPETYQYEMP